The Bos taurus isolate L1 Dominette 01449 registration number 42190680 breed Hereford chromosome 18, ARS-UCD2.0, whole genome shotgun sequence genome has a window encoding:
- the LOC107131447 gene encoding glutaredoxin-1-like, whose amino-acid sequence MSQAFVNSKIQSEKLVVFIKLTCPYCRWTQELLSQLPFKQGLLEFVDITANGDTTEIQDYLQQLTGARTVPWVFIGKECIGGCTDLVNIHE is encoded by the coding sequence ATGTCTCAAGCATTCGTGAACAGCAAGATCCAGTCTGAGAAGTTGGTCGTGTTCATCAAGCTAACCTGCCCCTACTGCAGATGGACTCAGGAGCTCCTCAGTCAACTGCCCTTCAAACAAGGGCTTTTGGAATTTGTCGATATCACAGCCAACGGCGACACCACTGAGATACAAGATTACTTGCAACAGCTCACAGGAGCCAGAACGGTACCTTGGGTCTTCATCGGTAAAGAGTGCATAGGTGGATGCACTGATCTAGTAAATATTCATGAGTGA